One Bacteroidota bacterium genomic region harbors:
- the gcvH gene encoding glycine cleavage system protein GcvH, with the protein MNIPEDLKYTKDHEWIREESGKAVIGITDFAQKELGDIVYIEIETEGEDLAKEEVFGTIEAVKTVSDMFMPISGQVVKRNEMLDDTPELVNSDPYGDGWMVEVTVADAAELNDLMTAQEYAQMLED; encoded by the coding sequence ATGAATATTCCAGAAGATTTAAAGTACACGAAAGATCACGAGTGGATTCGTGAGGAAAGTGGGAAAGCAGTAATAGGAATTACTGATTTTGCACAAAAAGAATTAGGCGACATTGTTTATATCGAAATTGAAACAGAAGGCGAGGATTTAGCCAAAGAAGAGGTTTTTGGAACTATTGAAGCTGTAAAAACAGTATCCGATATGTTTATGCCTATTTCTGGTCAGGTTGTAAAGCGAAATGAGATGCTTGATGATACACCCGAATTGGTTAATAGCGATCCTTATGGTGATGGTTGGATGGTCGAAGTTACTGTAGCGGATGCTGCTGAACTCAACGATTTGATGACTGCTCAGGAGTATGCACAAATGTTGGAAGATTAA
- the vanZ gene encoding VanZ family protein, with translation MIFPINKRFIPSVVWILIITILSLVPSSGIETIWFDFPIPLDKIVHFGLYAVCSFLLFYGKRWTSASLVKNGKTLLFVVLSVILYSVLLELLQSTNLINRNASFLDIIANILGVSAGILLYVSLAKKINFLR, from the coding sequence TTGATATTTCCGATAAATAAAAGATTCATACCCTCAGTTGTTTGGATTCTGATTATTACGATACTGTCTTTAGTTCCATCATCAGGAATTGAGACAATATGGTTTGATTTTCCTATACCACTGGACAAAATTGTGCACTTCGGACTATATGCCGTGTGTAGTTTCCTTTTATTTTATGGAAAAAGATGGACAAGCGCATCTTTAGTTAAGAATGGCAAAACATTGCTATTTGTTGTATTAAGTGTAATTTTGTACAGTGTTTTGTTGGAGTTATTACAGTCCACTAATTTGATTAACAGAAATGCTAGTTTTTTAGACATAATTGCCAATATACTAGGTGTTTCTGCAGGAATTTTGCTGTATGTTAGCTTGGCTAAAAAAATTAATTTTTTAAGATAA
- a CDS encoding energy transducer TonB, translated as MKSKKEEKVDVDKKSGLYFRMGLSAALIIVILAFQWKVYDRQSIDLDSNLIIDEEEEIIDITKQEKKPPPPPPPPELEIVEDDVEIEENNPEIKDVEIKEDEAIELAPIEETKEEVVEEQIFYMSEDPPSFPGGDKARNQYLRESIRYPDIERDNGIQGPVVVNFVVEKDGSINNVKILKGLTPNINEEAIRVVKDMPRWVAGKQRGKPVRVYVNLPIRFTLN; from the coding sequence ATGAAAAGCAAGAAAGAAGAAAAGGTAGATGTCGATAAGAAATCCGGATTGTATTTCAGGATGGGTCTTAGTGCAGCCTTGATAATTGTGATCCTCGCATTTCAATGGAAAGTGTATGATAGACAATCCATTGATTTGGACAGTAACTTGATTATTGATGAAGAGGAAGAAATAATTGATATCACCAAACAAGAGAAAAAACCACCACCACCACCTCCTCCACCAGAATTGGAAATTGTAGAAGATGATGTGGAAATTGAAGAAAATAATCCTGAGATTAAAGATGTCGAGATTAAGGAGGATGAAGCTATTGAGCTTGCTCCTATCGAAGAAACAAAGGAAGAGGTAGTCGAAGAGCAAATATTTTATATGTCAGAAGATCCTCCCTCATTTCCGGGCGGTGATAAAGCAAGAAATCAATATTTGCGCGAATCTATTCGTTATCCAGATATTGAAAGAGATAATGGTATACAAGGACCAGTTGTCGTAAACTTTGTTGTTGAAAAAGATGGTAGCATTAATAATGTTAAGATCTTGAAAGGTCTTACTCCCAATATAAATGAAGAAGCAATCCGCGTTGTAAAAGATATGCCCAGATGGGTTGCCGGTAAGCAAAGAGGCAAGCCTGTCAGGGTTTATGTTAACTTACCCATCCGTTTTACCTTGAATTAA
- a CDS encoding energy transducer TonB: MKTKKSKNADVERFRGLFFRIGLVISILSVVFAFKWTTQREVFEIIDPLETFVDEPIDSFIRIIDEKPKPKMAKLEIVDVEPVIDPLKIDLFIVDLNLDDSFSIIPIIEDPEPDPGIVESHFIPLENRPKFPGDEKALSKFLGKNIVYPALEKEIGLQGLVTLHFVVKKDGRITDVTVIKGVSPNIDAEAIRVVEAMPNWIPGKQRDRNVDVSIMMPIRFTLSY, translated from the coding sequence ATGAAAACTAAAAAATCAAAAAATGCAGATGTTGAACGTTTTAGAGGTCTCTTTTTCAGAATAGGCCTGGTTATTTCTATCTTAAGTGTAGTGTTTGCTTTTAAATGGACAACGCAACGAGAAGTATTTGAGATAATAGATCCTCTCGAAACCTTTGTTGATGAACCTATTGATTCTTTTATCCGAATAATTGATGAAAAGCCAAAACCTAAAATGGCTAAACTTGAAATAGTGGATGTTGAGCCCGTAATAGATCCTTTAAAAATCGATTTATTTATAGTTGATCTGAATTTAGATGACTCTTTCTCCATTATTCCAATTATCGAGGATCCAGAACCAGATCCTGGAATTGTTGAATCTCATTTTATTCCTCTAGAGAACAGACCGAAATTTCCTGGTGATGAAAAAGCTCTGTCCAAATTTTTAGGCAAAAACATTGTTTACCCTGCATTGGAAAAAGAAATCGGTTTACAAGGACTGGTAACACTCCATTTTGTTGTTAAAAAAGATGGTAGAATTACTGATGTTACGGTTATAAAAGGTGTCAGTCCAAACATTGATGCAGAAGCTATTCGTGTTGTTGAAGCCATGCCTAACTGGATTCCAGGTAAGCAGAGAGATCGCAATGTGGATGTATCAATCATGATGCCTATCCGTTTTACTTTATCTTACTAA